Proteins encoded in a region of the Nonomuraea helvata genome:
- a CDS encoding alpha-glucosidase/alpha-galactosidase — protein sequence MKIVFLGAGSVEFTQGLLADLVALPDMGEFEVALHDIHPERLETAEAAARLIAAGRPVKISAHLGLRQALEGADFAINMIQVGMIDATRVDFELPARYGLRQTIADTIGVGGIFRALRTFPALDRIGRAMAEVCADAWLLNYTNPMAMNVWYLAAATPVRNVVGLCHSIYWTAHDLAELVGVPYEKVSYLAAGVNHQSWMLRFESGGEDLYPRLDEAIARDPGLLRRVRVDMYRRLGYYPTETSEHSAEYVPWYLHDETEVERLRIPVGAYLGISEENVRQYEATRDALKAGRPITAEGTMEYAPQIIHSIATGTSRVVYGNVQNRGLVGNLPGGCVVEVPCVADALGVHPVAVGDLPAQCAALNRAYVNVNELTVRAVTEGRPEHVRHAMMADPNTAATLTVEQIDSLCGALLEAHGDLMPESLRSGS from the coding sequence GTGAAGATCGTCTTTCTCGGCGCGGGAAGCGTCGAGTTCACCCAGGGCCTGCTCGCGGACCTGGTCGCCCTCCCCGACATGGGGGAGTTCGAGGTGGCGCTGCACGACATCCACCCCGAGCGGCTCGAGACCGCGGAGGCCGCCGCGCGCCTCATCGCCGCCGGGCGGCCCGTCAAGATCTCCGCGCACCTCGGCCTGCGGCAGGCGCTCGAAGGGGCCGACTTCGCGATCAACATGATCCAGGTCGGCATGATCGACGCCACCCGTGTCGACTTCGAGCTGCCCGCCCGGTACGGGCTGCGCCAGACCATCGCCGACACCATCGGCGTGGGCGGCATCTTCCGGGCCCTGCGCACCTTCCCGGCGCTGGACAGGATCGGCCGGGCCATGGCCGAGGTGTGCGCGGACGCGTGGCTGCTCAACTACACCAACCCGATGGCCATGAACGTGTGGTACCTGGCCGCCGCCACCCCCGTGCGCAACGTGGTGGGGCTCTGCCACTCCATCTACTGGACCGCCCACGACCTGGCGGAGCTCGTCGGGGTGCCGTACGAGAAGGTGTCGTACCTGGCGGCGGGCGTCAACCACCAGTCGTGGATGCTGCGGTTCGAGAGCGGGGGAGAGGACCTGTACCCGCGGCTGGACGAGGCCATCGCCCGCGACCCCGGCCTGTTACGCCGGGTCCGCGTGGACATGTACCGCAGGCTCGGCTACTACCCGACCGAGACCAGCGAGCACTCGGCCGAGTACGTGCCCTGGTACCTGCACGACGAGACCGAGGTCGAGCGCCTGCGGATCCCCGTGGGCGCGTACCTCGGCATCAGCGAGGAGAACGTGCGCCAGTACGAGGCCACCCGCGACGCGCTGAAAGCGGGCCGGCCGATCACCGCGGAGGGGACCATGGAGTACGCCCCGCAGATCATCCACAGCATCGCCACCGGCACGAGCCGGGTCGTCTACGGGAACGTCCAGAACAGGGGACTGGTCGGGAACCTGCCCGGCGGATGTGTGGTGGAGGTGCCGTGCGTGGCCGACGCGCTCGGCGTCCACCCGGTCGCCGTCGGCGACCTGCCCGCGCAGTGCGCGGCGCTCAACCGCGCGTACGTCAACGTCAACGAGCTGACCGTACGCGCCGTCACCGAGGGGCGGCCCGAGCACGTGCGGCACGCCATGATGGCGGACCCGAACACGGCCGCCACGCTCACCGTCGAGCAGATCGACTCGCTGTGCGGCGCGCTCCTCGAGGCCCACGGCGACCTGATGCCGGAGTCCCTCAGGAGTGGGTCATGA
- a CDS encoding ABC transporter permease produces the protein MTLSGYVGRRAGSALGQIGELFVIVLEGLRRTWDIRRWWWEFVEQCWFLARVTSVPVLLVALPLGATVALQVGELARQLGASSATGSAVFVGLIREVAPLASALLISGAGGSAMTSDIGARHIRDELSAMEVMSVNPIHRLVTPRMWAASTIAVCLCPLVILAGAAGGYFFNVVVQGVTPGAYFDGAFSLVVASDLYVTLFKAWIFGFIAAAVACYKGMTCATSPVGVGRAVNQATVVTFMLVFAFNYVISAVYFLAYPPRSL, from the coding sequence ATGACCCTGTCCGGATACGTCGGACGCCGGGCCGGGTCGGCGCTCGGCCAGATCGGCGAGCTGTTCGTCATCGTCCTGGAGGGGTTACGCAGGACCTGGGACATCAGGCGCTGGTGGTGGGAGTTCGTCGAGCAGTGCTGGTTCCTCGCCCGTGTCACCAGCGTGCCCGTGCTGCTCGTGGCCCTGCCACTGGGCGCCACCGTGGCGCTGCAGGTGGGCGAGCTGGCCAGGCAGCTCGGCGCGAGCTCCGCCACGGGCAGCGCGGTCTTCGTCGGGCTCATCCGTGAGGTGGCGCCGCTGGCCAGCGCGCTGCTGATCTCCGGGGCCGGCGGCAGCGCGATGACCTCCGACATCGGCGCGCGCCACATCCGCGACGAGCTGAGCGCGATGGAGGTCATGTCGGTCAACCCGATCCACCGCCTGGTCACGCCGCGCATGTGGGCGGCCAGCACGATCGCGGTGTGCCTGTGCCCGCTGGTCATCCTGGCCGGCGCGGCCGGCGGCTACTTCTTCAACGTTGTCGTGCAGGGCGTCACCCCGGGCGCGTACTTCGACGGCGCGTTCTCCCTGGTCGTCGCGTCCGACCTGTACGTGACGCTGTTCAAGGCGTGGATCTTCGGGTTCATCGCCGCGGCGGTCGCCTGCTACAAGGGCATGACCTGCGCGACGAGCCCGGTCGGCGTGGGGCGGGCGGTCAACCAGGCAACCGTGGTCACGTTCATGCTGGTGTTCGCGTTCAACTACGTGATCTCGGCCGTCTACTTCCTGGCCTATCCGCCGAGGTCCCTCTGA
- a CDS encoding MCE family protein, whose product MRRAWTFARFLLFVGLCATLIVVIAIQIARVNTDGGYRLVAVFDDVSGLVEGDQVKIAGAPVGQVDTIKVVDGRAEVAMEVQQGVTVPADTEAAIRWRNAVGQRVVYLMPGTAPAKLLPGSRITRTSSVVDIGQLVSDLGPLTRSLDPDQINQLLTAAAKSLKGNEQNIPRLFDNVNAITTTVNERKKTIEQLLKDYATVTGVVARRDKQIEQLVDNLVTLSEAFADNRELIDQALVELSTTVHTSNEVLGKNADELGRLVDNLSGLTGGIRRHVGEIDKTVSTFQPLFARAYQTVDRGHYFVTAVPCVALNAAPCPYGMQTPPPLRNTRIQSTKDLQKLMVGE is encoded by the coding sequence ATGCGGCGCGCCTGGACGTTCGCCCGGTTCCTGCTCTTCGTCGGCCTGTGCGCGACGCTGATCGTGGTGATCGCCATCCAGATCGCCCGGGTGAACACGGACGGCGGCTACCGCCTGGTCGCCGTGTTCGACGACGTGTCGGGGCTGGTCGAGGGCGACCAGGTGAAGATCGCCGGAGCGCCCGTCGGCCAGGTGGACACGATCAAGGTGGTGGACGGCCGGGCCGAGGTGGCCATGGAGGTGCAGCAGGGGGTCACCGTCCCGGCGGACACCGAGGCCGCCATCCGCTGGCGCAACGCCGTCGGCCAGCGCGTGGTCTACCTGATGCCCGGCACCGCGCCCGCCAAGCTCCTGCCTGGCTCGCGCATCACCCGTACCTCCTCCGTCGTGGACATCGGCCAGCTGGTCAGCGACCTCGGCCCGCTCACCCGCAGCCTCGACCCCGACCAGATCAACCAGCTCCTCACCGCCGCCGCCAAGTCGCTCAAGGGCAACGAGCAGAACATCCCGAGGCTGTTCGACAACGTCAACGCCATCACGACCACGGTCAACGAGCGCAAGAAGACCATCGAGCAGCTGCTGAAGGACTACGCCACCGTCACCGGCGTGGTCGCCCGGCGCGACAAGCAGATCGAGCAGCTCGTCGACAACCTCGTCACGCTCTCCGAGGCGTTCGCCGACAACCGGGAGCTGATCGACCAGGCGCTGGTGGAGCTGTCGACGACCGTCCACACCTCCAACGAGGTGCTCGGCAAGAACGCCGACGAGCTCGGCCGCCTGGTCGACAACCTGTCCGGGCTGACCGGCGGCATCAGGCGGCACGTGGGCGAGATCGACAAGACGGTCAGCACGTTCCAGCCGCTGTTCGCGCGGGCGTACCAGACCGTGGACCGCGGCCACTACTTCGTCACCGCGGTCCCGTGCGTGGCGCTGAACGCCGCGCCCTGCCCGTACGGGATGCAGACGCCGCCGCCGCTGCGCAACACCAGGATCCAGAGCACGAAGGACCTGCAGAAACTCATGGTGGGCGAGTGA
- a CDS encoding ABC transporter permease: MVTRTAGLRIALRGRDVAERFATLADWPLFVWKVLFYCVRDVVLRLKYVKVVLRQVSDVVVGVGATVIGGGMVFVVFTMAFVVGATVGLQGYQGLQAIGAESFMGLVGSFANVREITPIIAATALAAQVGSSFTAELGAMRISEEIDALEVMGINAFTYLVCTRVVAALLALVPIYLIALFASFFATRLMCTVLFGLAPGVYDYYFYLYLPVTDIVFSVSKVAVFAFAVIVIHCYHGFHATGGPVGVGVAAGRAIRQSIVTIVLLNLLLSYLFWGSGGNIPLTG; the protein is encoded by the coding sequence ATGGTCACGCGGACGGCCGGTCTCAGGATCGCCCTGCGGGGGCGGGACGTCGCGGAGCGGTTCGCGACGCTGGCCGACTGGCCGCTGTTCGTGTGGAAGGTGCTGTTCTACTGCGTTCGCGACGTCGTCCTGCGGCTCAAGTACGTCAAGGTCGTCCTCAGGCAGGTCAGCGACGTCGTGGTGGGCGTCGGGGCGACCGTCATCGGCGGCGGCATGGTCTTCGTGGTGTTCACGATGGCGTTCGTCGTGGGCGCGACCGTGGGCCTGCAGGGTTACCAGGGGCTGCAGGCGATCGGCGCGGAGTCGTTCATGGGCCTGGTGGGCAGCTTCGCCAACGTCCGGGAGATCACCCCGATCATCGCGGCCACGGCGCTGGCGGCGCAGGTCGGCTCGTCGTTCACGGCGGAGCTGGGCGCGATGCGGATCTCGGAGGAGATCGACGCGCTGGAGGTGATGGGCATCAACGCCTTCACCTACCTGGTCTGCACCCGGGTCGTGGCCGCGCTGCTGGCGCTGGTCCCCATCTACCTGATCGCGCTCTTCGCCAGCTTCTTCGCCACCCGGCTGATGTGCACGGTCCTGTTCGGCCTGGCGCCCGGGGTCTATGACTACTACTTCTACCTGTACCTGCCGGTCACCGACATCGTGTTCAGCGTCTCCAAGGTCGCCGTCTTCGCCTTCGCGGTCATCGTCATCCACTGCTATCACGGCTTCCACGCCACCGGCGGCCCGGTGGGCGTGGGCGTGGCGGCGGGCCGCGCCATCCGCCAGTCGATCGTCACGATCGTGCTGCTCAACCTGCTGCTGTCGTACCTGTTCTGGGGCAGCGGCGGCAACATACCGCTGACGGGGTGA
- a CDS encoding CBS domain-containing protein: MLVGTILRAKGSDVATVTPGATVRELLAMLAERNIGAVVVSTDGSTIEGIVSERDVVRRLHDRGSAILDGPVSAIMTAEVRTVGPGENVDSLRQTMTTHRFRHMPVVENGRLVGIVSIGDVVKSAIEELETEKASLVDYLHR, encoded by the coding sequence ATGCTGGTCGGGACGATCCTCCGCGCCAAGGGCAGTGACGTGGCGACCGTGACACCGGGTGCCACGGTGCGCGAGTTGCTGGCCATGCTTGCGGAGCGCAATATCGGAGCCGTGGTGGTCTCCACGGACGGCTCCACCATCGAGGGCATCGTGTCCGAGCGCGACGTCGTACGTCGCCTCCACGATCGCGGTTCCGCGATCCTGGACGGCCCGGTGTCGGCGATCATGACGGCGGAGGTGCGCACGGTGGGGCCCGGCGAGAACGTCGACTCGTTGCGGCAGACCATGACCACGCACCGGTTCAGGCACATGCCCGTGGTCGAGAACGGCCGGCTCGTGGGCATCGTGAGCATCGGCGACGTGGTGAAGAGCGCGATCGAGGAGCTGGAGACGGAGAAGGCGTCGCTCGTCGACTATCTCCACCGTTGA
- a CDS encoding endo alpha-1,4 polygalactosaminidase produces MRPSALVSLAALAAATVLVPAQSAAARSAAALPAPVSCAGCWKPALNTSWQWQLSSLPQKPYLNVQMYDIDGFAAKDGAIVKSLKVDKPGRGVVCYISAGTYEDWRPDAGQFPAEVLGKPLEDWPGERWLDIRKYTGKLGEIMKARLDMCKAAGFDAVEPDNIDGYSNDSGFPLKAADQLAYNGWFANEAHKRGMSVGLKNDVEQIPQLLPYFDWALNEECWEQSECTTAQNGGYGYDQFVKAGKAVFNVEYNLATSKFCAKSNAQNFNSLKKKYELDAYRVACRGV; encoded by the coding sequence ATGCGACCATCCGCGCTCGTCTCCCTGGCCGCGCTCGCCGCCGCCACCGTGCTCGTCCCCGCCCAGTCCGCCGCCGCCCGATCTGCGGCCGCCCTGCCGGCTCCCGTGTCCTGCGCCGGCTGCTGGAAGCCCGCGCTGAACACGTCCTGGCAGTGGCAGCTCTCCTCCCTGCCGCAGAAGCCGTACCTGAACGTGCAGATGTACGACATCGACGGCTTCGCCGCCAAGGACGGCGCGATCGTCAAGTCGCTCAAGGTCGACAAGCCGGGCCGCGGCGTCGTCTGCTACATCAGCGCGGGCACGTACGAGGACTGGCGCCCGGACGCCGGCCAGTTCCCCGCCGAGGTGCTCGGCAAGCCGCTGGAGGACTGGCCGGGCGAGCGCTGGCTCGACATCCGCAAGTACACCGGCAAGCTCGGCGAGATCATGAAGGCCCGGCTCGACATGTGCAAGGCGGCCGGGTTTGACGCCGTGGAGCCCGACAACATCGACGGCTACAGCAACGACAGCGGCTTCCCGCTCAAGGCGGCCGACCAGCTCGCCTACAACGGCTGGTTCGCCAACGAGGCCCACAAGCGGGGCATGTCGGTCGGGCTCAAGAACGACGTGGAGCAGATCCCGCAGCTGCTGCCGTACTTCGACTGGGCGCTGAACGAGGAGTGCTGGGAGCAGTCCGAGTGCACCACCGCCCAGAACGGCGGCTACGGCTACGACCAGTTCGTCAAGGCGGGCAAGGCCGTGTTCAACGTCGAGTACAACCTGGCCACCTCGAAGTTCTGCGCCAAGTCCAACGCCCAGAACTTCAACTCGCTGAAGAAGAAGTACGAGCTCGACGCCTACCGCGTGGCCTGTCGTGGGGTATGA
- a CDS encoding carbohydrate kinase family protein, producing MGYDFDLLVVGDANPDVVLSGAPRGLAYGQREQLVSGGDLVLGGSGAITACGAARLGLRTAFAGRVGDDAAGRFVLGALADRGVDVSHCVIDSRSTAMTVVLADGADRAILTSLGCLPYLTVDDVPRGVARHVHVSSYFLQPGLASGLPGFLAEERRGGATTSLDTNDDPAGTWNGLEDVLREVDVFLPNASEARAVAGRLFGTGQESLEATAARLGALGPAVAVKDGGDGALVWRSGALARAAAVPVEPVDTVGAGDSFDAGFIAAMLRGMSLRKCLEAAVSCGSLSTRAAGGTAAQPTWEEL from the coding sequence GTGGGGTATGACTTCGACCTGCTGGTCGTCGGTGACGCCAACCCTGACGTGGTGCTCTCCGGAGCGCCGCGCGGGTTGGCGTACGGCCAGCGTGAACAGCTCGTCTCCGGCGGCGACCTGGTGCTCGGCGGGTCCGGCGCGATCACCGCGTGCGGGGCGGCCCGGCTGGGCCTGCGGACCGCGTTCGCCGGGCGCGTGGGCGACGACGCGGCCGGGCGCTTCGTGCTGGGCGCCCTGGCCGACCGCGGGGTGGACGTCTCCCACTGCGTGATCGACTCCCGGTCCACGGCCATGACCGTGGTGCTGGCCGACGGGGCGGACCGGGCCATCCTCACCTCGCTGGGCTGCCTGCCGTACCTGACGGTGGACGACGTGCCGCGCGGCGTCGCCAGGCATGTCCACGTGTCGTCATATTTCCTGCAACCGGGGCTCGCGTCCGGGTTGCCGGGCTTCCTGGCGGAGGAACGGCGGGGCGGCGCGACCACCTCGCTGGACACCAACGACGACCCCGCCGGAACGTGGAACGGGCTCGAGGACGTGCTGCGCGAGGTGGACGTCTTCCTCCCGAACGCCTCGGAGGCCCGCGCCGTCGCCGGCCGGCTGTTCGGCACCGGTCAGGAGAGCCTCGAGGCCACCGCGGCGCGGCTGGGCGCGCTGGGGCCCGCCGTGGCCGTCAAGGACGGCGGCGACGGCGCGCTGGTGTGGCGGTCGGGCGCGCTGGCCCGGGCCGCCGCCGTGCCCGTCGAGCCGGTGGACACCGTCGGCGCCGGTGACAGCTTCGACGCCGGGTTCATCGCCGCCATGCTGCGCGGGATGAGCCTGCGCAAATGCCTGGAGGCGGCCGTGAGCTGCGGTTCCCTTTCGACCCGAGCCGCCGGCGGCACCGCGGCCCAGCCCACCTGGGAGGAGCTGTGA
- a CDS encoding ABC transporter substrate-binding protein, producing the protein MRGVAALVLVAGLLTGCGSSSEEAGGPVEITWWHGQTELQAKVIEELAAEYGKAHPDVKITPAVGSTNVDEMLQKVQAVLAGGKAPDIAYMYGTWMPHLARTPKVYDLTATVKAPGFGWDDFWPAERAVSEVDGKVIGVPALVDNLAVIYNKKLFDAAGLAYPAKDWTWDDFRAAAKKLTGGGVYGTAYPVTGAEDTVWRFWPMIWQQGGSIAAPDGKKSAFNTPQAVQALDLWSAMARQDKSVYLDQNGEKFLPLFQSGKIGMVIAGPYALLDFIDHKIPYGVQVLPGYNGNHETVAGPDNWVVFDNGSRRAKAAADFLAWLTKPEQDARWSLGLGNLPIRRATTALPAYQKFVKDFPDIDVFTANLDNAKQARPHLPAYPEFSEKVGDAIAQAMVGGTPARDALAKAAIEADTVLGRSR; encoded by the coding sequence ATGAGGGGCGTGGCGGCGCTCGTCCTGGTCGCCGGGCTGCTGACGGGCTGCGGCTCCTCGTCCGAGGAGGCCGGCGGCCCGGTCGAGATCACCTGGTGGCACGGCCAGACGGAGCTGCAGGCCAAGGTCATCGAGGAGCTGGCCGCCGAATACGGCAAGGCCCACCCGGATGTGAAGATCACGCCCGCGGTCGGCTCCACGAACGTGGACGAGATGCTGCAGAAGGTCCAGGCGGTCCTGGCCGGCGGCAAGGCGCCCGACATCGCGTACATGTACGGTACGTGGATGCCGCACCTGGCGCGCACCCCCAAGGTGTACGACCTGACCGCCACCGTGAAGGCCCCCGGATTCGGCTGGGACGACTTCTGGCCGGCGGAGCGGGCCGTGTCGGAGGTGGACGGCAAGGTCATCGGCGTCCCGGCCCTGGTCGACAACCTGGCCGTGATCTACAACAAGAAGCTGTTCGACGCGGCCGGGCTGGCGTACCCCGCCAAGGACTGGACCTGGGACGACTTCCGCGCCGCGGCGAAGAAGCTGACCGGCGGCGGCGTGTACGGCACCGCGTACCCCGTGACCGGGGCCGAGGACACCGTGTGGCGGTTCTGGCCGATGATCTGGCAGCAGGGCGGCTCGATCGCGGCGCCGGACGGCAAGAAGTCGGCGTTCAACACGCCGCAGGCGGTGCAGGCGCTCGACCTGTGGAGCGCCATGGCTCGCCAGGACAAGTCCGTATATCTCGATCAGAATGGGGAGAAGTTCCTGCCGCTGTTCCAGAGCGGCAAGATCGGGATGGTCATCGCGGGGCCGTACGCGCTGCTGGACTTCATCGACCACAAGATCCCCTACGGCGTGCAGGTGCTGCCCGGCTACAACGGCAACCACGAGACGGTCGCGGGTCCCGACAACTGGGTCGTGTTCGACAACGGTTCGCGCCGGGCCAAGGCCGCCGCCGACTTCCTCGCCTGGCTCACCAAGCCGGAGCAGGACGCCCGGTGGTCGCTCGGCCTGGGCAACCTGCCCATCCGCAGGGCTACGACCGCGCTGCCGGCGTACCAGAAGTTCGTCAAGGACTTCCCCGACATCGACGTCTTCACCGCGAACCTCGACAACGCCAAGCAGGCCAGGCCGCACCTGCCCGCGTACCCGGAGTTCTCCGAGAAGGTGGGCGACGCGATCGCCCAGGCCATGGTCGGCGGCACGCCCGCGCGGGATGCCCTCGCCAAGGCGGCCATCGAGGCCGACACGGTGCTGGGGCGCTCGCGATGA
- a CDS encoding MlaD family protein produces MTRFQLPLAARVGIAFAVLVVLAAATLYVVRTAAEISGTRIDAVFARAGQGMDPGSPVKIRGIRVGEVAGVSLDAKGRAVVTMHVDPGVRVPQSTVAAVEPASVFGPKFLNLKPGSGETTGPYLSSGAVITSTEGPLDLSDTLGDAYRGLDAVDPSEVTVIVHTLAKGLDGEGGNLRELIGDAGTLVGVAHRQRGRARQFLHDAALLGTALQDKGDDLVAISSDVNVITPDLLARADKVRALLQEVTSISELGAHGLAKHRQDLRAGVHSGERVAALIYAQLGLAGDGVRGLNRLVGLLNELIEAPGPGNSRQLQVEAFVATDLCELVVGACGPTDGRR; encoded by the coding sequence GTGACCCGATTCCAACTTCCCCTCGCCGCCCGGGTGGGCATCGCTTTCGCCGTGCTCGTGGTCCTGGCCGCGGCCACCCTGTACGTGGTCCGCACCGCCGCCGAGATCAGCGGGACCAGGATCGACGCCGTGTTCGCCCGCGCCGGGCAGGGCATGGACCCCGGCTCCCCCGTCAAGATCCGCGGCATCAGGGTCGGCGAGGTGGCCGGCGTGTCGCTCGACGCCAAGGGCAGGGCCGTGGTCACCATGCACGTCGACCCCGGCGTCAGGGTGCCGCAGTCCACGGTCGCGGCGGTCGAGCCGGCGTCGGTGTTCGGCCCCAAGTTCCTCAACCTGAAGCCCGGCTCCGGCGAGACCACCGGCCCCTACCTGTCCAGCGGCGCCGTCATCACGTCCACCGAGGGCCCGCTGGACCTGTCCGACACCCTCGGCGACGCCTACCGCGGCCTGGACGCCGTCGATCCCAGCGAGGTCACGGTCATCGTGCACACCCTGGCCAAGGGCCTGGACGGCGAGGGCGGGAACCTGCGCGAGCTGATCGGCGACGCCGGCACGCTCGTCGGCGTCGCGCACCGGCAGCGCGGGCGGGCCAGGCAGTTCCTGCACGACGCCGCCCTGCTCGGCACGGCCCTGCAGGACAAGGGCGACGACCTCGTCGCGATCTCCTCCGACGTCAACGTCATCACCCCCGACCTGCTCGCGCGGGCCGACAAGGTACGCGCCCTGCTCCAGGAGGTCACCTCGATCTCCGAGCTCGGCGCGCACGGGCTGGCCAAGCACCGGCAGGACCTGCGGGCCGGCGTCCACTCCGGCGAGCGGGTGGCCGCGCTCATCTACGCCCAGCTCGGCCTGGCCGGCGACGGCGTGCGCGGCCTGAACCGGCTGGTGGGCCTGCTCAACGAGCTGATCGAGGCGCCGGGCCCGGGCAACAGCCGCCAGCTGCAGGTGGAGGCGTTCGTCGCGACCGACCTCTGCGAGCTGGTCGTCGGCGCGTGCGGCCCGACCGACGGGAGGCGCTGA
- a CDS encoding transposase — MSTLTATAPCTAHGAMVETTGEIVSQELLARRVGWLTALARDLTARLVAARWTAADLDALACGAGLDGRALPSKGWMALRRLGWAMAPEPGVYVCDRVLRCAQEQAARALRLTLHRRTLVAAIVATWPQNASARTDAEWQALRALLPDGVNSAEIRNRTRQIRAYRDEHDGFPADLTELEEPPNVAAQIVLAAADRQLATLERTGPRSARLRVRLPLVASPASRRDWAWHVLPLTLPPTVPPQSTLCTPTLRVHHGRVRLDLPFQTLIEVAPATGHTIGCGFDWGLNTLLTGVAGRLTGGRVLSDGRPLTYDASGVSAKLHRLRAQRERLAAKHRHQERLLAGITAADPRFAKLSTAYEVIGVEHERVCARIRNLNKALAWSAARWAVDQAIAAGATVIYLEDLATLEARGRRGSANARLSGQVRGQIVEAIRHLAAKHTIAVVTVPARGTSKYCPRCGDGTSLLRHCPAPDRLTERGWTWAYCPTCGLSCDRDWAAAERIVARGLLGQNATRTHRATGARTIAKVVEGNVARARSARRPTRAARRARRTRTDLHPRPAARDRSKNRPTPKRPARTTRNVTNAAATLMTSSRVPDRRTVPAPLPAKSGQRPAGHAPQPGRHQPSRTGHARNSHHRTGFHHAQATPVLALTEHRGGQARPRPSELPDSFRELQRIQDALVHSAHPPDTNALSVASMVTLAGPFGMPVAAMSPVALRILAQ, encoded by the coding sequence ATGAGCACACTGACCGCGACCGCTCCCTGCACCGCGCATGGCGCGATGGTGGAAACGACTGGTGAGATCGTCTCCCAGGAGTTGCTGGCGCGGCGGGTCGGCTGGCTGACTGCTCTGGCGCGGGATCTGACTGCCCGCCTGGTAGCGGCCCGGTGGACTGCGGCGGATCTGGACGCGCTGGCCTGCGGGGCGGGGCTGGACGGGCGGGCGTTGCCGTCCAAGGGCTGGATGGCCCTGCGCAGGCTGGGCTGGGCCATGGCCCCGGAGCCGGGGGTGTACGTGTGTGATCGGGTGCTGCGATGCGCGCAGGAGCAGGCCGCCCGCGCCTTGCGGCTGACGCTGCACCGCCGCACGCTGGTGGCGGCGATCGTGGCCACCTGGCCGCAGAATGCGAGCGCGCGGACCGACGCCGAATGGCAGGCGCTGCGCGCGCTGCTACCGGACGGGGTGAACTCGGCAGAGATCCGTAACCGGACCCGGCAGATCCGCGCCTACAGGGACGAGCATGATGGGTTCCCGGCCGACCTGACCGAACTGGAGGAACCCCCGAACGTTGCGGCGCAGATCGTGCTGGCCGCAGCCGACCGGCAACTGGCCACCCTGGAACGCACCGGCCCCCGCAGCGCCCGCCTGCGGGTACGGCTCCCCCTGGTCGCCTCCCCGGCCTCGCGCAGAGACTGGGCCTGGCACGTGCTGCCGCTCACCCTGCCGCCGACCGTGCCGCCGCAGTCGACACTGTGCACCCCTACCCTGCGCGTGCACCACGGCCGGGTACGCCTCGATCTGCCGTTCCAGACCCTGATCGAGGTCGCGCCCGCCACTGGCCATACGATTGGATGCGGGTTCGACTGGGGCCTCAACACACTCCTGACCGGTGTGGCTGGACGCCTGACCGGCGGGCGGGTCCTGTCGGATGGGCGGCCGCTGACCTACGACGCCAGCGGGGTCTCCGCCAAGCTGCACCGGTTGCGGGCCCAGCGCGAGCGCTTGGCCGCCAAACACCGCCACCAGGAACGGCTCCTGGCCGGGATCACCGCCGCCGATCCCAGATTCGCCAAGCTGAGCACGGCCTATGAGGTCATCGGGGTCGAGCATGAGCGCGTGTGTGCGCGCATCCGCAACCTGAACAAGGCGCTGGCCTGGTCGGCGGCACGCTGGGCGGTCGACCAGGCCATCGCCGCCGGGGCGACGGTGATCTATCTGGAGGACCTGGCCACTCTGGAAGCGCGCGGGCGCCGGGGCAGCGCGAACGCGCGCCTGTCGGGGCAGGTGCGCGGGCAGATCGTCGAGGCGATCCGGCACTTGGCGGCCAAGCACACCATCGCCGTGGTCACCGTCCCCGCCCGCGGCACCTCGAAATACTGTCCCCGCTGCGGGGACGGCACGTCGCTGCTGCGGCACTGCCCGGCCCCCGACCGACTCACCGAGCGGGGCTGGACGTGGGCCTACTGCCCCACCTGCGGTCTTTCCTGTGACCGGGACTGGGCGGCGGCCGAACGGATCGTCGCGCGCGGCCTGCTCGGCCAGAACGCCACCCGCACCCACCGCGCCACCGGCGCCCGCACCATCGCGAAGGTCGTGGAGGGCAACGTCGCCCGCGCCCGCTCGGCCCGCAGACCGACCAGGGCAGCCCGGCGCGCCCGCCGCACCCGAACCGACCTGCACCCCCGCCCGGCAGCACGCGACAGATCCAAGAACCGTCCCACCCCGAAACGACCGGCCCGCACCACAAGGAATGTGACAAATGCGGCGGCCACGTTGATGACCTCCAGCCGTGTGCCCGACCGGCGCACGGTGCCCGCCCCACTCCCCGCAAAGAGTGGACAGCGTCCGGCGGGCCATGCACCCCAGCCGGGACGGCACCAGCCCTCCCGGACAGGGCATGCCAGGAATTCTCACCACCGGACCGGCTTCCACCACGCCCAAGCCACCCCCGTACTCGCACTCACCGAGCACCGAGGCGGCCAAGCTAGGCCACGCCCGTCCGAGTTGCCTGATTCCTTTAGGGAACTACAGCGAATTCAAGACGCTTTGGTCCACTCCGCGCATCCGCCGGACACGAACGCCTTGTCCGTGGCCTCGATGGTGACGCTGGCCGGCCCCTTCGGCATGCCGGTCGCGGCGATGTCGCCGGTCGCGCTCCGCATCCTGGCCCAGTAG